A genomic region of Methanosarcina thermophila TM-1 contains the following coding sequences:
- a CDS encoding NAD-dependent succinate-semialdehyde dehydrogenase → MKIKSINPYTEEVNWTYDSFSFAECEAKIENSRAAFSVWSLLPVEERAKHFTRVSSVLRQNTEIYAEIITKEMGKPIRQSRHEIEKCAWLCDYYAENAAEFLKDEIVDTGAEKSYVAFEPLGVIFGIMPWNFPFWQVFRFAVPTMCAGNVCVIKHASNVPRSALEIEKVFIEAGFLENVFTSLLIDAKTAREIIEKEMVDGVSLTGSVGAGSEIGELAGKLIKPVVLELGGSDPFIVLEDADIEKAAQAAVKSRFLNAGQSCIAAKRLIVVEDIAVDFFKAFERRVQELKIGDPMDEETDIGPIAKNEFLNSLERVLRDAKKNGAKPHIYGEKPERGFFFNPVIIPAASINMEVCNVEVFGPIAPIITVKDENEAVEIANSTIYGLAAKIWSQDLERAERLAKRIKCGSISINGMIKSDPRLPFGGVKKSGVGRELSQYGLRGFVNIKTVVVNK, encoded by the coding sequence ATGAAGATTAAGTCAATTAATCCTTATACTGAAGAGGTAAACTGGACATATGACTCGTTTTCTTTCGCAGAGTGCGAGGCCAAAATTGAAAACTCCAGGGCTGCTTTTTCAGTTTGGAGTTTACTGCCTGTGGAGGAAAGGGCAAAGCATTTCACACGGGTCTCCAGTGTCCTTCGGCAAAATACTGAGATCTATGCCGAAATTATTACCAAGGAAATGGGAAAACCTATCAGGCAATCAAGGCACGAGATTGAAAAATGCGCCTGGCTTTGCGATTATTACGCAGAAAATGCAGCAGAATTTCTGAAAGACGAGATTGTGGATACGGGAGCTGAGAAAAGTTATGTAGCTTTTGAGCCACTCGGGGTAATTTTTGGGATAATGCCCTGGAATTTTCCTTTCTGGCAGGTCTTCAGGTTTGCAGTGCCCACAATGTGTGCAGGAAATGTATGCGTTATCAAACATGCATCAAATGTGCCAAGGTCGGCACTAGAGATTGAGAAAGTTTTTATTGAAGCCGGGTTTCTAGAAAACGTTTTTACTTCCCTTTTAATTGACGCGAAGACTGCAAGGGAAATTATTGAAAAAGAAATGGTAGATGGAGTTTCGCTTACCGGCAGCGTAGGTGCAGGCTCGGAGATAGGGGAACTTGCCGGAAAACTGATCAAGCCTGTTGTGCTGGAACTGGGAGGTTCAGATCCTTTTATAGTACTTGAGGATGCTGACATTGAGAAAGCTGCGCAGGCGGCTGTAAAGTCCCGATTCCTGAATGCCGGGCAGAGCTGTATTGCTGCCAAGCGGCTCATTGTTGTAGAGGACATTGCTGTGGATTTCTTCAAGGCATTTGAACGCCGCGTGCAGGAACTGAAAATCGGGGATCCTATGGATGAGGAAACCGATATAGGACCGATTGCAAAGAATGAATTTCTCAATAGTCTTGAGAGGGTTTTGAGAGATGCGAAAAAGAACGGTGCAAAACCCCATATTTACGGAGAAAAGCCTGAAAGAGGTTTTTTCTTCAATCCAGTTATTATCCCCGCAGCCAGTATAAATATGGAAGTATGCAATGTCGAGGTTTTCGGACCAATTGCCCCAATAATCACTGTAAAAGATGAGAATGAGGCTGTAGAAATTGCAAATTCTACCATATACGGGCTCGCGGCCAAAATCTGGTCTCAAGACCTGGAAAGGGCTGAAAGGCTCGCAAAAAGAATAAAGTGTGGGTCTATATCTATCAATGGAATGATTAAATCCGATCCCAGGCTGCCTTTTGGTGGAGTAAAAAAATCCGGAGTAGGGCGAGAACTTTCCCAGTATGGGCTCAGGGGATTTGTAAATATAAAGACAGTCGTTGTCAATAAATAA
- a CDS encoding peptide chain release factor 1, translating to MLSESTKQDIMSRLTRLEQKINDLDRSSDALIDELESLQAVARELNMTDFVDKFDEYLEEVGQIKEDLSCKLSDEIEDEQMRELVESRMKTIPAEIETLRNEYNDARSKLAEIREELRRIRVNKQD from the coding sequence GTGTTGTCTGAATCAACTAAACAGGATATAATGTCCAGATTAACCAGATTAGAACAGAAAATTAACGATCTGGATAGAAGTTCAGATGCTCTTATAGATGAATTAGAGAGTTTGCAAGCTGTAGCCAGAGAATTAAATATGACAGACTTTGTTGATAAATTCGATGAATACCTCGAAGAGGTAGGACAGATTAAAGAAGATCTAAGCTGCAAATTATCTGATGAAATCGAAGATGAACAGATGAGGGAACTGGTAGAATCAAGGATGAAAACCATTCCGGCGGAAATTGAAACTCTAAGGAACGAATACAATGATGCTCGCAGTAAACTCGCAGAGATCAGGGAAGAATTAAGAAGAATAAGAGTGAATAAGCAGGACTAA
- a CDS encoding glycoside hydrolase family 130 protein, with protein sequence MMWKDHGELFKRNIKNPILTVDDWPYRAHSVFNPAAAIVNGTTLLMVRVEDHRGFSHFTVARSENGIDGWEIDPEPTFMPDPENYPEEIYGIEDPRITYIDEMGKWAVAYTAFSDSGPLTALAFTKDFRNFERVGATLPPENKDAAVFPVRFKGKWAMLHRPVSGMAGAKANIWISFSPDMKYWGEHEVLLYAREGGWWDARKIGLSPQPLRTPDGWLIMYHGVRQTTAKASYRLGLALLDLEDPRKVLHRSEGWVFGPREMYERSGDVNDVVFPCGWVVVDDELRIYYGSADTSVSLATAKMSDVLEYIHQCPETQCPEEHCRWFEESRRPSNEAKDGVKIIVKSKTPSVHS encoded by the coding sequence ATGATGTGGAAAGATCATGGAGAGCTATTTAAGAGGAACATTAAAAACCCTATACTTACCGTCGATGATTGGCCGTATCGAGCTCACTCCGTATTTAACCCTGCAGCAGCTATAGTTAATGGGACAACTTTATTAATGGTGCGTGTCGAGGATCATCGAGGCTTTTCTCACTTTACAGTAGCCAGGAGTGAAAACGGGATTGATGGCTGGGAAATTGACCCTGAGCCAACCTTTATGCCAGACCCTGAAAATTACCCTGAAGAAATATACGGCATTGAAGACCCGCGTATAACTTATATAGACGAGATGGGAAAATGGGCTGTAGCATATACGGCTTTTTCTGATTCCGGTCCATTAACAGCTCTTGCATTTACCAAGGATTTCCGTAATTTTGAACGGGTAGGAGCTACCCTGCCGCCCGAAAATAAAGATGCTGCCGTTTTTCCTGTAAGATTTAAAGGCAAATGGGCAATGTTACACAGGCCTGTATCTGGTATGGCGGGCGCAAAGGCAAATATCTGGATCTCCTTTTCTCCAGATATGAAATACTGGGGAGAACACGAAGTTCTTCTTTATGCTCGAGAAGGCGGATGGTGGGACGCCCGAAAAATCGGATTATCCCCGCAGCCATTACGTACACCTGATGGGTGGCTAATCATGTATCATGGAGTACGCCAGACAACGGCTAAAGCAAGTTATAGGCTTGGGCTAGCTCTTCTTGATCTTGAGGATCCCAGAAAAGTGCTCCACAGGTCGGAAGGCTGGGTTTTCGGACCGCGTGAAATGTATGAACGCAGTGGGGATGTTAATGATGTTGTTTTCCCTTGCGGATGGGTTGTTGTAGATGATGAACTCCGTATTTATTACGGAAGCGCGGATACTTCTGTGTCATTAGCTACTGCAAAAATGAGTGATGTCCTGGAGTACATACATCAATGCCCGGAAACTCAATGCCCCGAGGAGCACTGCAGATGGTTTGAAGAAAGCAGGAGACCTTCAAATGAAGCTAAAGATGGCGTTAAAATAATAGTCAAAAGTAAAACTCCATCAGTACATAGTTGA
- a CDS encoding putative quinol monooxygenase has protein sequence MGVKEIIYAVEIWSVKQGKEEEFLKIWTDLANWTKDNEMCNTGAVLLQDLEQKNRFISFGSWKTPACVQAWREQPEFKAAFVKLKELCDEIKLSTMKNVFSIS, from the coding sequence ATGGGGGTTAAAGAAATAATATATGCAGTTGAGATCTGGTCTGTGAAGCAGGGAAAAGAGGAAGAGTTTCTGAAAATCTGGACAGATCTGGCTAACTGGACTAAGGATAATGAGATGTGTAACACTGGAGCTGTCCTGTTGCAAGATCTAGAACAAAAGAACCGGTTTATATCATTTGGTTCGTGGAAAACTCCAGCTTGCGTGCAGGCATGGCGAGAGCAACCGGAATTTAAAGCAGCTTTTGTGAAACTGAAAGAATTGTGTGATGAGATAAAACTGAGCACAATGAAAAACGTATTTAGTATTTCATAA
- a CDS encoding alkene reductase yields MERDINLFSQYKMGDLILPNRIVMAPMTRNRAGDGDVPVPLMATYYVQRASAGMIITEGSQVSPQGVGYIHTPGIYSAAQVAGWKKVTDAVHQAGGRIFIQLWHVGRISHPDLLGGALPVAPSALPVEGTVHTPSGKKPIPVPRALETNEIPDIVRQFRQAAENAKTAGFDGVEIHGANGYLLDQFLRSGSNTRTDEYGGSLENRARLPLEVAKAVIEVWGGNRVGYRISPHNTGHSMSDANPRETFSYLARELNKIGMGYLHLIEPIGGRMGFVPPKTRLGPTLRKIFERTLILNGGYDLQSGNEAIASGEADLISFGVPFLANPDLPKRFRQNAPLNEPDVATFYVGGEKGYTDYPTLTDR; encoded by the coding sequence ATGGAAAGAGACATAAACCTTTTTTCACAGTATAAGATGGGCGATCTCATACTGCCAAACCGTATAGTAATGGCGCCAATGACTCGCAACCGCGCAGGGGATGGCGATGTTCCGGTTCCTTTGATGGCTACTTATTATGTGCAGCGAGCCTCTGCCGGCATGATTATCACCGAGGGTTCGCAGGTTAGCCCACAAGGAGTGGGCTACATTCATACACCAGGTATTTACTCTGCAGCACAGGTCGCTGGCTGGAAAAAGGTGACGGACGCCGTCCACCAGGCTGGCGGCAGGATTTTCATCCAGCTCTGGCACGTAGGGCGAATCTCTCACCCCGACCTCCTGGGGGGCGCTCTGCCCGTTGCACCATCCGCGCTACCAGTCGAAGGTACTGTCCACACGCCAAGTGGAAAAAAGCCAATACCAGTACCCAGGGCTCTTGAAACCAACGAAATACCGGACATCGTCAGACAGTTCCGGCAGGCAGCAGAAAACGCCAAAACGGCGGGTTTCGATGGCGTAGAAATTCATGGCGCTAACGGCTACCTCCTTGACCAGTTCCTGCGGAGCGGATCTAACACGCGAACTGATGAGTACGGCGGTAGCCTTGAGAACCGTGCCCGTCTGCCTCTTGAAGTCGCAAAAGCTGTAATTGAGGTATGGGGTGGCAACCGTGTTGGCTATCGCATCTCTCCTCACAATACCGGTCATTCTATGTCGGATGCTAATCCAAGGGAAACATTTTCCTATCTCGCCAGAGAGCTTAACAAAATCGGCATGGGGTACCTTCATCTAATCGAGCCTATCGGAGGCAGGATGGGGTTTGTGCCACCCAAAACACGGCTTGGGCCTACCCTGCGCAAAATTTTTGAAAGGACGCTAATACTGAACGGCGGCTATGATCTCCAGAGTGGAAACGAAGCTATTGCCAGCGGCGAAGCCGACCTGATCTCTTTCGGGGTACCATTCCTCGCAAATCCTGACCTGCCGAAGCGTTTCAGGCAAAATGCGCCGCTAAACGAGCCAGACGTGGCTACATTCTACGTGGGCGGCGAGAAAGGCTACACGGACTATCCGACACTGACCGATAGATGA
- a CDS encoding amylo-alpha-1,6-glucosidase, with protein sequence MARSLADLNMMRMNLNGDVFHAAGIPWYDTLFGRDSIISALQILPFDAELAKGTLLVNAKFQSNSSDDWRDQEPGKIAHELRRGELANLKLIPQTPYYGTVDATPLFLILLTEYVNWTGDIELVKLLENNVDRALEWIDVHANMEGNGFIYYAVKSPLGIYNHGWKDSPDSISRSDGTLAKQPIAVAEAQGYVYMAKKGLAPLFRRIGRKSDAARLEREAEELKERFNREFWMEDKQFFAQALDADGVCDVISSNPAQCLWTEIIDQRYAKCLVNRIFRDDMFTEWGIRTLSSKEKRYNPLGYHNGTVWPHDNAIITMGLRKYGFIKEMSLLFTGMYEAAREFDDFRLPECFGGLTRSEYGIPVKYPVACSPQAWASGAIPYMLTACLGITPDALNNRLIINRPHLPSWLDNVQFNNVKVGNTLTDLNFRRVEEETLVNVSKRSGDINVLIKY encoded by the coding sequence ATGGCTCGCTCGCTGGCTGACCTGAACATGATGCGTATGAACCTTAATGGAGATGTATTTCATGCCGCTGGGATACCCTGGTACGACACATTATTCGGGAGAGATAGCATTATCTCGGCACTCCAGATATTACCTTTTGATGCAGAGCTGGCAAAAGGCACATTGCTGGTGAACGCAAAATTCCAGAGCAACAGCTCAGATGATTGGAGGGATCAGGAGCCCGGTAAAATAGCTCACGAATTGAGGCGTGGAGAACTGGCGAACCTGAAACTGATTCCTCAGACCCCGTACTATGGCACTGTGGACGCCACGCCCCTGTTCCTTATCCTCCTGACCGAATATGTGAATTGGACAGGGGATATCGAACTGGTCAAGCTGCTGGAAAACAATGTGGATCGGGCGCTTGAATGGATCGATGTTCACGCCAACATGGAAGGAAATGGCTTTATCTACTATGCGGTGAAATCCCCATTAGGTATTTACAATCATGGTTGGAAAGACTCTCCAGACTCTATCAGCCGTTCAGATGGAACTCTGGCAAAACAACCTATTGCCGTTGCCGAAGCACAGGGATATGTGTATATGGCAAAAAAAGGACTCGCACCGCTTTTCAGACGGATAGGTCGAAAAAGCGACGCTGCCAGACTGGAGAGGGAAGCAGAGGAACTGAAAGAAAGGTTTAACCGTGAGTTCTGGATGGAAGACAAGCAATTTTTCGCCCAGGCACTGGATGCTGACGGCGTGTGCGACGTGATATCATCTAATCCAGCGCAGTGTTTGTGGACAGAAATCATTGATCAAAGATACGCAAAATGTCTGGTCAACAGGATCTTCAGAGACGATATGTTCACCGAATGGGGGATTCGCACGCTGTCCTCGAAGGAGAAGCGATACAACCCTCTAGGCTATCACAACGGCACGGTCTGGCCTCATGACAATGCGATAATTACTATGGGCTTGAGAAAGTACGGGTTCATCAAAGAGATGTCCTTATTATTTACAGGCATGTATGAGGCGGCAAGAGAGTTCGACGACTTCCGTCTGCCGGAATGCTTTGGTGGGCTGACGCGCTCAGAGTATGGTATCCCTGTTAAATACCCGGTAGCCTGTAGCCCGCAGGCGTGGGCATCCGGTGCCATACCATATATGTTAACCGCCTGCCTGGGCATAACTCCTGATGCTCTGAATAACCGGCTAATTATCAATAGACCTCATCTGCCTTCATGGCTGGATAACGTGCAGTTCAACAACGTGAAGGTTGGCAACACTTTGACGGATCTGAATTTCAGGCGCGTTGAAGAAGAGACACTGGTTAACGTATCCAAGAGGAGTGGGGATATTAATGTGCTCATAAAGTATTAA